One Streptomyces sp. ML-6 genomic region harbors:
- a CDS encoding zinc-binding dehydrogenase, which yields MFAAYASRIDRDHPLNGLELGERPAPEARPGWTTVDVRAASLNHHDLWSLRGVGLAEDKLPMILGCDAAGVDENGNEVVLHSVIGQSGHGVGPGEPRSILTERYQGTFAERVTVPSWNVLPKPKELTFEQAACLPTAWLTAYRMLFTNAGVRPGDSVLVQGAGGGVATAAIVLGRAAGLRVYATSRDEARRRRAVELGATEAFEPGARLPQRVDAVIETVGAATWSHSVKSLRPGGTIVISGATSGDRPSHAELTRIFFLELKIVGSTMGSKDELEDLLAFCATTGVRPVIDEVLPLDRAREGFERLESGDQFGKIVLTCS from the coding sequence ATGTTCGCCGCCTACGCATCCCGCATCGACCGCGACCACCCCCTCAACGGCCTCGAGCTGGGTGAACGCCCCGCCCCCGAGGCGCGGCCCGGCTGGACCACCGTCGACGTACGGGCCGCCTCCCTCAACCACCACGACCTCTGGTCCCTGCGCGGCGTCGGCCTCGCGGAGGACAAGCTGCCGATGATCCTCGGCTGCGACGCCGCCGGGGTCGACGAGAACGGCAACGAGGTCGTCCTGCACTCCGTCATCGGCCAGAGCGGCCACGGCGTCGGACCGGGGGAGCCCCGCTCCATCCTCACCGAGCGCTACCAGGGCACCTTCGCGGAGCGGGTCACCGTCCCCAGCTGGAACGTGCTGCCCAAGCCGAAGGAGCTCACCTTCGAGCAGGCCGCCTGCCTGCCGACCGCCTGGCTCACCGCGTACCGGATGCTCTTCACCAACGCGGGGGTGCGCCCCGGCGACTCGGTCCTCGTCCAGGGGGCCGGCGGCGGCGTCGCCACGGCGGCGATCGTGCTCGGCCGGGCGGCCGGACTGCGGGTCTACGCCACCAGCCGCGACGAGGCCAGGCGCCGGCGCGCCGTCGAGCTCGGCGCGACCGAGGCGTTCGAACCGGGCGCGCGACTGCCGCAGCGCGTGGACGCGGTCATCGAGACGGTCGGGGCCGCCACCTGGTCCCACTCGGTGAAGTCGCTGCGCCCCGGCGGCACGATCGTCATCTCCGGTGCGACCAGCGGCGACCGGCCCTCGCACGCCGAGCTGACCCGGATCTTCTTCCTGGAGCTGAAGATCGTCGGCTCGACCATGGGCTCCAAGGACGAGCTGGAGGACCTGCTGGCGTTCTGCGCGACGACCGGGGTGCGGCCCGTCATCGACGAGGTGCTGCCGCTGGACCGAGCCCGCGAGGGCTTCGAACGGCTGGAATCGGGCGACCAGTTCGGAAAAATCGTGCTCACCTGCTCTTGA
- a CDS encoding ABC transporter substrate-binding protein produces MTARTTRRTPAKHRIAAAGTIAVAGTMLLTACGDQTNSGSTKTGGETTSRNSAPLFDKLPEKYQKSGVIKVGTNAEYAPMESVENGKIVGVDPDLAEALGKQLGVRFTFTSGSFDGLITALNTGRHDIAMSSITDNKQRQEGLDEKGNKLGKGVDFVDYFLAGTAVYTKKGNPEGIMSIEDLCGRTTAVQRGTTYEATLKKQSKACEAAGKKAVDIESFENDTEAQTRVKSGGAVAGVNDYPVALDLSRKSGGGKDFEVVGEQVDAGPFGIAVSKDNTALRDVLKEAVDAIIADGSYKKVLDKWGAGTGAIDKAAINGGK; encoded by the coding sequence ATGACCGCACGCACCACTCGTCGTACGCCTGCGAAACACCGGATTGCAGCGGCCGGCACCATCGCGGTCGCCGGCACCATGCTGCTGACCGCCTGTGGCGATCAGACCAACAGCGGGTCGACGAAGACCGGCGGAGAGACCACTTCCAGGAACAGCGCCCCGCTCTTCGACAAGCTGCCCGAGAAGTACCAGAAGTCCGGCGTCATCAAAGTCGGCACGAATGCCGAGTACGCCCCGATGGAGTCGGTGGAGAACGGCAAGATCGTCGGGGTCGACCCCGATCTCGCCGAGGCCCTCGGCAAGCAGCTGGGGGTGAGGTTCACGTTCACCTCCGGCTCCTTCGACGGGCTGATCACCGCGCTGAACACCGGACGCCACGACATCGCCATGTCGTCCATCACGGACAACAAGCAGCGCCAGGAGGGCCTGGACGAGAAGGGCAACAAGCTCGGCAAGGGCGTCGACTTCGTCGACTACTTCCTGGCCGGCACCGCCGTCTACACCAAGAAGGGCAACCCCGAGGGCATCATGTCCATCGAGGACCTGTGCGGCAGGACCACGGCGGTCCAGCGCGGCACCACGTACGAGGCGACCCTGAAGAAGCAGTCCAAGGCGTGCGAGGCGGCCGGCAAGAAGGCCGTCGACATCGAGTCGTTCGAGAACGACACCGAGGCCCAGACCCGGGTGAAGTCCGGCGGCGCGGTCGCCGGGGTGAACGACTACCCGGTCGCGCTCGACCTGTCCCGCAAGTCCGGCGGCGGCAAGGACTTCGAGGTCGTCGGCGAGCAGGTGGACGCCGGCCCGTTCGGCATCGCCGTGAGCAAGGACAACACCGCACTGCGCGACGTGCTCAAGGAAGCCGTGGACGCGATCATCGCCGACGGCTCCTACAAGAAGGTGCTCGACAAGTGGGGCGCGGGCACGGGGGCGATCGACAAGGCCGCCATCAACGGCGGCAAGTGA
- a CDS encoding class I SAM-dependent methyltransferase: MAETTGTDWRAWQESWDRQQEWYMPDREERFRVMLDMVEAFVGPRPRVLDLACGTGSITDRLLKRFPEATSTGVDLDPALLTIARGHFEGDGRVTFVTADLKDPEWTGLLPYDSYDAVLTATALHWLHTEPLTALYGHIGGLVRDGGVFMNADHMIDTTTPRINAAERAHRHAVMDRARAEGALDWADWWALAAEDPALAGPTAERYRIYGEHADGDMPSADWHAETLRKAGFGEARPVWASPSDTLVLAVK; the protein is encoded by the coding sequence GTGGCGGAAACGACTGGTACGGACTGGCGGGCCTGGCAGGAGAGCTGGGACCGGCAGCAGGAGTGGTACATGCCCGACCGCGAGGAGCGGTTCCGGGTGATGCTGGACATGGTCGAGGCCTTCGTGGGGCCCCGGCCGAGGGTGCTGGACCTCGCGTGCGGTACGGGAAGTATTACGGACCGGCTGCTGAAGCGGTTCCCCGAAGCCACCAGTACCGGTGTGGATCTCGACCCGGCGCTGCTCACCATCGCGCGCGGGCACTTCGAGGGCGACGGGCGCGTCACCTTCGTCACCGCCGACCTCAAGGACCCGGAGTGGACGGGGCTGTTGCCGTACGACTCGTACGACGCGGTCCTCACCGCCACCGCCCTGCACTGGCTGCACACCGAGCCGCTCACCGCGCTCTACGGGCACATCGGCGGGCTCGTCAGGGACGGCGGGGTGTTCATGAACGCCGACCACATGATCGACACCACCACCCCCCGGATCAACGCGGCCGAACGCGCCCACCGGCACGCCGTCATGGACCGGGCCAGGGCCGAGGGCGCGCTGGACTGGGCCGACTGGTGGGCCCTGGCCGCCGAGGACCCGGCGCTCGCCGGGCCCACCGCCGAGCGGTACCGGATCTACGGCGAGCACGCGGACGGCGACATGCCCTCCGCGGACTGGCACGCCGAGACCCTGCGCAAGGCCGGATTCGGCGAGGCGCGGCCCGTCTGGGCCTCCCCCTCGGACACCCTGGTGCTCGCGGTGAAGTGA
- a CDS encoding cellulase family glycosylhydrolase: MGSVLTSIVTSFVLAAGALAPAADARPAPPKPASAPAPASERAGIPRLTDDAGRTLTLRGWNVEDKANSGDRALTAITEKHFRDLRAKGFNFARLLFFWDDLEPRRGHYSAEYLRRIDRILDWARKYDIQVLLDAHQDVFGPAFGHRGIPAWATRTDGLPFTPNPDDWFSEYFEPAVQRAFTHLYEDPDLQRAQARMWQVVAERFRNHPAVLGYDLINEPMGELREGEDLPTAARRIEARQLTPMYNRLARAVRSVDRTNWLFVEPTPIVGEGVPTGLGAIRDHRTVYAPHFYNTAMEAGADYDPSAGWIESYEAAVTAYPRQRRVPIVVGEWGPLNNRLPMMGRFYRDAMASLSRYTSGWAGYVWCYGGGYCALDESGAFAANKERTVTPYAPAVAGTVHSDTYDDTGRTYRLVYTAGRRGVTEISLPAEAGRWRISVRGRAEVRRHGDEVRVRARAGERITVTATGTAPGRTER; this comes from the coding sequence ATGGGCAGCGTACTCACCTCGATCGTCACGTCGTTCGTGCTCGCGGCGGGGGCACTCGCCCCCGCCGCCGACGCACGTCCCGCACCACCGAAACCGGCATCGGCCCCGGCCCCGGCCTCCGAACGGGCCGGCATCCCCCGCCTCACCGACGACGCCGGGCGCACGCTCACCCTGCGCGGCTGGAACGTCGAGGACAAGGCGAACAGCGGTGACCGGGCACTCACCGCCATCACCGAGAAACACTTCCGCGACCTGCGGGCCAAGGGCTTCAACTTCGCCCGGCTGCTCTTCTTCTGGGACGACCTGGAGCCGCGCCGGGGCCACTACAGCGCCGAGTACCTGCGCCGGATCGACCGGATCCTGGACTGGGCGCGGAAGTACGACATCCAGGTGCTGCTCGACGCCCACCAGGACGTGTTCGGCCCGGCGTTCGGCCACCGCGGCATCCCCGCCTGGGCGACCCGCACCGACGGGCTGCCCTTCACACCGAACCCCGACGACTGGTTCTCGGAGTACTTCGAACCCGCCGTCCAGCGCGCCTTCACCCACCTCTACGAGGACCCCGACCTCCAGCGCGCCCAGGCCCGGATGTGGCAGGTCGTCGCCGAACGGTTCCGCAACCACCCCGCCGTGCTCGGCTACGACCTGATCAACGAGCCGATGGGGGAGCTGCGCGAGGGCGAGGACCTGCCGACGGCCGCCCGCCGCATCGAGGCCCGGCAGCTCACCCCGATGTACAACCGGCTGGCCCGCGCGGTCCGTTCGGTCGACCGCACCAACTGGCTGTTCGTCGAACCCACCCCCATCGTCGGCGAGGGCGTGCCCACCGGCCTGGGCGCGATCAGGGACCACCGGACCGTCTACGCCCCGCACTTCTACAACACCGCGATGGAGGCGGGCGCCGACTACGACCCGTCGGCCGGCTGGATCGAGTCGTACGAGGCGGCCGTCACCGCCTACCCACGACAGCGGCGCGTCCCGATCGTCGTCGGGGAGTGGGGCCCGCTGAACAACAGGCTGCCGATGATGGGCCGTTTCTACCGGGACGCGATGGCCTCCCTGAGCCGCTACACCTCGGGCTGGGCGGGCTACGTGTGGTGCTACGGCGGGGGCTACTGCGCCCTGGACGAGAGCGGCGCCTTTGCGGCCAACAAGGAACGGACCGTCACCCCGTACGCGCCCGCCGTCGCCGGAACCGTCCACTCCGACACGTACGACGACACCGGCCGCACCTACCGGCTCGTCTACACGGCGGGCCGCCGGGGCGTCACCGAGATCTCGCTGCCGGCGGAGGCGGGGAGGTGGCGGATCTCCGTGCGCGGGCGCGCCGAGGTCCGCAGGCACGGCGACGAGGTGCGGGTCCGGGCCCGTGCGGGGGAGCGCATCACGGTCACGGCGACCGGGACGGCCCCCGGCCGCACGGAGCGCTGA
- a CDS encoding Clp protease N-terminal domain-containing protein: MFERFTRGARETVTGAVAHAERTRAESITEEHLLLALLDRQDGRAGFALAALGLTDRRASVEADLAEARRRGGLTRADTEALAGLGIDVTEVVARVEEAHGEGALDRGRRRGTGRRPFTRGAKDVLARSLRIATGRKDRSIGDEHILLALTACPGVAADVLAAHGATYETVDRALYGAGGTDGGTGTWRKAG, encoded by the coding sequence ATGTTCGAACGCTTCACCCGGGGCGCCCGGGAGACCGTGACCGGCGCCGTGGCCCACGCCGAACGGACCCGCGCCGAATCGATCACCGAGGAACACCTGCTGCTCGCCCTGCTGGACCGGCAGGACGGCCGGGCCGGCTTCGCCCTCGCCGCGCTCGGCCTGACCGACCGCCGCGCCTCCGTCGAGGCCGATCTGGCCGAGGCGCGCCGGCGCGGCGGGCTGACCCGGGCCGACACGGAAGCGCTCGCCGGACTCGGCATCGACGTGACCGAGGTCGTCGCCCGCGTCGAGGAGGCCCATGGGGAGGGGGCATTGGACCGGGGCAGGAGGCGCGGCACCGGGCGCCGCCCGTTCACCCGCGGGGCGAAGGACGTCCTGGCGAGGTCGCTGCGGATCGCGACGGGACGCAAGGACCGTTCCATCGGCGACGAACACATCCTGCTGGCCCTGACCGCCTGCCCCGGCGTGGCCGCCGACGTGCTGGCCGCGCACGGCGCGACGTACGAGACGGTGGACCGCGCGCTGTACGGCGCCGGGGGCACGGACGGCGGCACGGGCACCTGGAGGAAGGCGGGCTGA
- a CDS encoding sigma factor-like helix-turn-helix DNA-binding protein yields MTEATDLAARAGDRDPRVGLRAVAALRRLLEQLEAVQVRSARVQGWSWQEIAAELGVSRQAVHKKYGRH; encoded by the coding sequence ATGACCGAAGCGACGGATCTCGCCGCGCGCGCAGGCGACCGCGACCCCCGGGTGGGGCTGCGGGCGGTCGCCGCGCTGCGCCGACTGCTGGAACAACTGGAAGCCGTACAAGTCAGGAGCGCCCGGGTGCAGGGCTGGTCGTGGCAGGAGATCGCGGCCGAACTGGGCGTCAGCCGACAGGCCGTGCACAAGAAGTACGGGAGGCATTGA
- a CDS encoding amino acid ABC transporter ATP-binding protein has product MNAMVKAEGVHKSFGAAHILKGIDLEVAPREVFCLIGPSGSGKSTFLRCINHLEKINAGRLYVDGDLVGYRQKGDKLYELKDSEVALKRRDIGMVFQRFNLFPHMTALENVMEAPIQVKGESKAVARARAERLLDRVGLAGKAKNFPSQLSGGQQQRVAIARALAMEPKLMLFDEPTSALDPELVGDVLDVMRDLAEDGMTMVVVTHEMGFAREVGDALVFMDDGVVVEAGHPRDVLTNPQHDRTKSFLSKVL; this is encoded by the coding sequence ATGAACGCCATGGTGAAGGCCGAGGGCGTCCACAAGTCCTTCGGCGCCGCGCACATCCTCAAGGGCATCGACCTGGAGGTCGCCCCGCGGGAGGTCTTCTGTCTGATCGGCCCATCCGGTTCCGGCAAGTCGACCTTCCTGCGGTGCATCAACCACCTGGAGAAGATCAACGCCGGCCGGCTGTACGTGGACGGCGACCTGGTGGGCTACCGCCAGAAGGGCGACAAGCTGTACGAGCTCAAGGACAGCGAGGTCGCCCTGAAGCGCCGGGACATCGGCATGGTCTTCCAGCGCTTCAACCTCTTCCCCCACATGACGGCGCTGGAGAACGTCATGGAGGCCCCGATCCAGGTCAAGGGCGAGTCCAAGGCCGTGGCCAGGGCCCGTGCCGAACGGCTGCTGGACCGGGTCGGCCTGGCCGGCAAGGCGAAGAACTTCCCCTCCCAGCTGTCCGGCGGCCAGCAGCAGCGGGTGGCCATCGCCCGCGCCCTGGCCATGGAGCCGAAGCTGATGCTCTTCGACGAGCCGACGTCGGCGCTCGACCCGGAGCTGGTGGGCGACGTCCTGGACGTCATGCGCGACCTCGCGGAGGACGGCATGACGATGGTCGTCGTCACCCATGAGATGGGCTTCGCCCGCGAGGTCGGCGACGCGCTGGTCTTCATGGACGACGGCGTGGTGGTCGAGGCGGGCCACCCGCGCGACGTGCTGACCAACCCGCAGCACGACCGGACGAAGTCCTTCCTGTCGAAGGTGCTGTAG
- a CDS encoding NADP-dependent malic enzyme, with amino-acid sequence MAAEIVNPRSDSTTDSTTDEPFDPAFALHRGGKMAVQATVPIRDKDDLSLAYTPGVAKVCSAIAESPELVHDYTWKSQVVAVVTDGTAVLGLGDIGPEASLPVMEGKAILFKQFGGVDAVPIALATTDADEIVETVVRLAPSFGGVNLEDISAPRCFEIERKLQERLDIPVFHDDQHGTAVVTLAALRNAAKLSGRSLGDLRAVISGAGAAGVAIAKFLLEAGLGDVAVADRKGVVSRDREDLTEVKRELAEITNRAGISGTLESALAGADVFIGVSGGTVPEAAVASMAPGAFVFAMANPNPEVHPDVAHKYASVVATGRSDYPNQINNVLAFPGIFAGALQVRASRITEGMKIAAANALADVVGDELAADYVIPSPFDERVAPAVTAAVAAAARAEGVARR; translated from the coding sequence ATGGCAGCGGAGATCGTCAATCCTCGCAGCGACAGCACCACCGACAGCACCACCGATGAGCCGTTCGATCCGGCCTTCGCGCTCCACCGCGGCGGGAAGATGGCCGTGCAGGCCACCGTCCCGATCCGCGACAAGGACGACCTGTCCCTCGCGTACACCCCCGGCGTCGCCAAGGTGTGCAGCGCCATCGCCGAGAGCCCCGAGCTGGTCCACGACTACACCTGGAAGTCGCAGGTCGTCGCCGTCGTGACGGACGGCACCGCGGTGCTCGGCCTCGGTGACATCGGACCCGAGGCCTCCCTCCCGGTGATGGAGGGCAAGGCGATCCTCTTCAAGCAGTTCGGCGGCGTGGACGCGGTGCCGATCGCGCTCGCGACCACCGACGCGGACGAGATCGTCGAGACCGTCGTCCGGCTCGCGCCGTCCTTCGGCGGGGTCAACCTGGAGGACATCTCGGCGCCGCGCTGCTTCGAGATCGAGCGCAAGCTCCAGGAGCGGCTCGACATCCCGGTCTTCCACGACGACCAGCACGGCACCGCGGTCGTGACGCTCGCGGCGCTGCGCAACGCCGCGAAGCTGTCCGGCCGCAGCCTCGGCGACCTGCGCGCGGTGATCTCCGGCGCGGGCGCGGCCGGGGTGGCCATCGCCAAGTTCCTGCTGGAGGCGGGGCTCGGCGACGTCGCCGTGGCCGACCGCAAGGGCGTCGTCAGCCGGGACCGCGAGGACCTGACGGAGGTCAAGCGGGAGCTGGCCGAGATCACCAACCGGGCCGGGATCTCCGGCACGCTGGAGAGCGCGCTGGCCGGCGCGGACGTCTTCATCGGCGTCTCCGGCGGCACGGTCCCCGAGGCGGCCGTCGCCTCGATGGCGCCCGGCGCGTTCGTCTTCGCCATGGCCAACCCGAACCCCGAGGTCCACCCCGACGTCGCGCACAAGTACGCGTCCGTCGTGGCGACCGGGCGGTCCGACTACCCCAATCAGATCAACAACGTGCTGGCCTTCCCCGGCATCTTCGCGGGCGCCCTCCAGGTCCGGGCCTCCCGGATCACCGAGGGCATGAAGATCGCCGCGGCGAACGCGCTGGCCGATGTCGTGGGCGACGAGCTGGCCGCGGACTACGTGATCCCGTCGCCGTTCGACGAGCGGGTGGCCCCGGCGGTCACCGCCGCGGTGGCGGCGGCGGCCCGCGCGGAGGGCGTGGCCCGGCGCTGA
- a CDS encoding PadR family transcriptional regulator: MPPVFAHGRLRLYLLKLLDEAPRHGYEVIRLLEERFQGLYAPSAGTVYPRLAKLEAEGLVTHATEGGRKVYSITDAGRAELADRTGELADLELEIRDSVSELAAEIRDDVRGAAGKLRSEMRAAARETRHTGSGTGTGGDRESPFGNFGNFGDLGGLGDFGDLGDKEAWRVAKEELRKAKQEWKEQARRAKDESRRAREDAQKARRQAKEAQERAREQMQNAARQVQEHFARGDWPSGVREGLAEITGQLGGFARTGTWPPYIKPEPADADPDWGRDTARTGDPARDLDRLLDRFRDDIRDAARDRGVTAEQVAEARRHLSTAAAHIDALLRKDHEGDESDG; the protein is encoded by the coding sequence ATGCCCCCCGTATTCGCCCACGGCCGTCTCCGCCTCTATCTGCTGAAGCTCCTCGACGAGGCCCCCCGGCACGGCTACGAGGTGATCCGGCTGCTGGAGGAACGTTTCCAGGGGCTGTACGCCCCCTCGGCGGGCACGGTCTACCCGCGCCTCGCCAAGCTGGAGGCCGAGGGCCTCGTCACCCATGCCACCGAGGGCGGGCGCAAGGTCTACTCGATCACCGACGCGGGCCGCGCCGAACTGGCCGACCGCACCGGCGAACTGGCCGATCTGGAGCTGGAGATCCGGGACTCGGTCTCCGAACTGGCCGCCGAGATACGGGACGACGTGCGCGGCGCCGCCGGCAAGCTGCGCAGCGAGATGCGGGCCGCCGCGCGCGAGACCAGGCACACCGGCTCCGGAACCGGCACCGGGGGCGACCGGGAGTCCCCCTTCGGAAACTTCGGGAACTTCGGCGACCTCGGCGGCCTCGGGGACTTCGGCGACCTCGGCGACAAGGAGGCGTGGCGGGTCGCGAAGGAGGAGCTGCGCAAGGCCAAGCAGGAGTGGAAGGAGCAGGCCCGCCGGGCGAAGGACGAGTCCCGCCGCGCCCGGGAGGACGCCCAGAAGGCCCGGCGCCAGGCCAAGGAGGCCCAGGAGCGGGCGCGCGAGCAGATGCAGAACGCCGCCCGCCAGGTGCAGGAGCACTTCGCCCGGGGCGACTGGCCCTCGGGCGTACGGGAGGGGCTGGCCGAGATCACCGGTCAGCTGGGCGGCTTCGCCAGGACGGGCACGTGGCCCCCGTACATCAAGCCGGAGCCCGCCGACGCCGACCCCGACTGGGGCCGGGACACCGCCCGGACCGGCGACCCGGCCCGCGACCTGGACCGCCTGCTCGACCGGTTCCGCGACGACATCCGTGATGCCGCCAGGGACCGGGGGGTCACGGCGGAACAGGTGGCCGAGGCCCGTCGTCACCTGTCGACGGCGGCGGCGCACATCGACGCGCTGCTGCGGAAGGACCACGAAGGCGACGAGAGCGACGGGTAA
- a CDS encoding CGNR zinc finger domain-containing protein, producing the protein MELAYYSDYAVRLVNTEEPARNKDCLTSVEAVRELFGPNRQAARRATDSDVTRFRSVRARLRAVFEAADGGDETLAVDLLNSLLLEFPVSPQISGHETRDEDGKPDWHMHLADHPSNATAGYAAIAAMGLAFHLTSYGVDRLGLCEAPPCRNAYLDTSTNRSRRYCSDRCATRANVAAYRARKRLETERAAETGRNAETAQATTPSTDR; encoded by the coding sequence GTGGAACTGGCCTATTACTCGGACTATGCCGTGCGCCTGGTCAACACCGAGGAGCCGGCCCGCAACAAGGACTGCCTCACCTCCGTCGAGGCGGTCCGGGAGCTGTTCGGCCCCAACCGTCAGGCGGCCCGGCGGGCGACCGACTCGGACGTGACCCGCTTCAGGTCCGTACGGGCCCGGCTGCGCGCGGTCTTCGAGGCGGCCGACGGCGGCGACGAGACCCTCGCCGTCGACCTGCTCAACTCACTGCTGCTGGAGTTCCCGGTCAGCCCGCAGATCTCCGGGCACGAGACCCGGGACGAGGACGGCAAGCCGGACTGGCACATGCACCTGGCCGACCACCCGTCGAACGCCACGGCCGGGTACGCCGCCATCGCGGCGATGGGCCTCGCCTTCCACCTCACCTCGTACGGGGTCGACCGGCTCGGCCTGTGCGAGGCGCCGCCGTGCCGCAACGCCTACCTCGACACCTCCACCAACCGGTCCCGCCGCTACTGCTCGGACCGTTGCGCCACCCGGGCCAACGTGGCCGCCTACCGGGCCCGGAAACGCCTGGAGACGGAGCGCGCCGCCGAGACCGGCCGCA
- a CDS encoding amino acid ABC transporter permease, with protein MTDKFDKVPGAPSPVTSPVSKAPSVAPEAIRAIPVRHYGRWLSGIVVFALLAALVYAFSQGNIQWQAVRDKVFDETVLAGAGRTLLISVLAMLLGVALGVLLAVMRLSKNPVTSWVAWLYIWFFRGTPVYVQLLLWFNLALIFPILNIPFIYKDEMTDVMTPFMCALLGLGLNEAAYMAEICRAGIQSVDEGQTEASHALGMTQAKTMRRVVLPQALRVIIPPTGNEFINMLKTSSLVYAVTYNELLRSTSQIGSTSYAVMEMLFVASIWYIVMTSVFSVGQYYLERRYARGSLRSLPPTPWQRVRANLASFSNRRTGGASA; from the coding sequence ATGACTGACAAGTTCGACAAGGTGCCCGGCGCTCCGTCGCCCGTCACCTCACCCGTCTCCAAGGCACCCTCGGTCGCACCGGAGGCCATCCGGGCCATTCCGGTACGGCACTACGGCCGCTGGCTCAGTGGCATCGTTGTCTTCGCGCTCCTCGCCGCCCTCGTGTACGCCTTCTCGCAGGGCAACATCCAGTGGCAGGCCGTCCGGGACAAGGTCTTCGACGAGACCGTCCTGGCCGGGGCGGGCCGCACCCTGCTGATCAGCGTGCTGGCGATGCTCCTCGGCGTGGCGCTGGGCGTGCTCCTCGCGGTGATGCGGCTCTCGAAGAACCCCGTCACGAGCTGGGTCGCCTGGCTCTACATCTGGTTCTTCCGCGGCACACCGGTATACGTGCAGTTGCTGCTCTGGTTCAACCTGGCCCTGATCTTCCCGATCCTGAACATCCCGTTCATCTACAAGGACGAGATGACCGACGTGATGACGCCGTTCATGTGCGCCCTGCTGGGTCTCGGCCTCAACGAGGCCGCGTACATGGCGGAGATCTGCCGGGCCGGCATCCAGTCGGTGGACGAGGGCCAGACCGAGGCGTCGCACGCGCTGGGCATGACGCAGGCGAAGACCATGCGCCGCGTGGTGCTCCCGCAGGCGCTGCGGGTGATCATCCCGCCGACCGGCAACGAGTTCATCAACATGCTGAAGACCTCGTCGCTGGTGTACGCGGTCACGTACAACGAGCTGCTGCGCTCCACCTCGCAGATCGGTTCGACCAGTTACGCGGTGATGGAGATGCTCTTCGTCGCCTCGATCTGGTACATCGTGATGACCAGTGTGTTCAGCGTGGGTCAGTACTACCTGGAGCGTCGTTACGCCCGGGGCAGCCTGCGGAGTCTGCCGCCCACCCCGTGGCAGCGGGTCAGGGCCAACCTCGCGTCGTTCAGCAACCGCCGCACGGGAGGTGCCTCCGCATGA